A region of Lagenorhynchus albirostris chromosome 20, mLagAlb1.1, whole genome shotgun sequence DNA encodes the following proteins:
- the SPHK1 gene encoding sphingosine kinase 1 isoform X1, whose protein sequence is MDAAGGSRNPLPRPCRVLVLLNPRGGKGKALQLFRSHVQPLLAQADVSFTLTLTERRNHARELVRAEDLRRWDALVVMSGDGLMHEVVNGLMERPDWETAIQKPLCSLPAGSGNALAASVNHYAGFEQVTNEDLLTNCTRLLCHRLLAPMDLLSLQTASGQRLFSVLSLAWGFIADVDLESEKFRHLGEMRFTLGTFLRLAALRTYQGSLAYLPVETVVSKMPPCPARDQQAQQGPVDAHLVPLEEAVPSHWTVVPEQDFVLVLALLHSHLGSEMLAAPMGRCAAGAMHLFYVRAGVSRATLLRLFLAMEKGRHMECDCPHLVYVPVVAFRLEPKDRKGVFAVDGELMISEAVQGQVHPNYFWMVSGCRESPPSLEPQASPSRRPPPAEHL, encoded by the exons ATGGATGCAG CGGGCGGCTCCCGGAACCCGCTCCCCAGGCCCTGCCGAGTGCTGGTGCTGTTAAATCCGCGCGGGGGCAAGGGCAAAGCCCTGCAGCTCTTCCGGAGCCACGTGCAGCCCCTGCTGGCCCAGGCCGATGTCTCCTTCACGCTGACGCTCACTG AGCGGCGGAACCACGCCCGGGAGCTGGTGCGGGCGGAGGACCTGAGGCGTTGGGACGCGCTGGTGGTCATGTCTGGAGACGGGTTGATGCATGAG GTGGTGAACGGGCTCATGGAGCGGCCTGACTGGGAGACCGCCATCCAGAAGCCCCTGTGTAGCCTCCCAGCCGGCTCTGGCAATGCACTGGCCGCTTCTGTGAACCATTATGCCGG GTTCGAGCAGGTGACTAATGAAGACCTCCTGACCAACTGCACCCGGCTGCTGTGCCACCGGCTGCTGGCGCCCATGGATCTGCTGTCCCTGCAGACAGCCTCCGGGCAGCGCCTCTTCTCCGTGCTCAGCCTGGCTTGGGGTTTCATCGCTGACGTGGATCTGGAGAGTGAGAAGTTTCGGCACCTGGGTGAGATGCGCTTCACTCTGGGCACCTTCCTGCGCCTGGCGGCCCTGCGCACCTACCAGGGCTCCCTGGCCTACCTCCCTGTAGAAACGGTGGTCTCCAAGATGCCCCCCTGCCCCGCTCGGGACCAGCAGGCCCAGCAGGGCCCTGTGGACGCCCACCTGGTGCCCCTGGAGGAGGCAGTGCCCTCTCACTGGACGGTGGTGCCGGAGCAGGACTTCGTGCTGGTGCTAGCACTGCTGCACTCACACCTGGGCAGTGAGATGTTGGCTGCACCCATGGGCCGCTGTGCGGCCGGCGCTATGCATTTGTTCTACGTGCGGGCAGGTGTGTCTCGGGCCACACTGCTGCGCCTCTTCCTGGCCATGGAGAAAGGCAGGCACATGGAGTGTGACTGTCCCCACTTGGTGTACGTGCCCGTGGTTGCTTTCCGCCTGGAGCCCAAGGACAGGAAGGGTGTGTTTGCTGTGGACGGGGAACTGATGATCAGTGAGGCTGTGCAGGGCCAGGTGCACCCAAACTACTTCTGGATGGTCAGTGGCTGCAGGGAGTCCCCACCCTCTCTGGAGCCACAGGCCTCACCCAGCCGGAGGCCACCTCCAGCGGAGCACTTATGA
- the SPHK1 gene encoding sphingosine kinase 1 isoform X2, with protein sequence MSTHVLGFSRNWTPLLLAAPGGGVSSPPDPATAGNDAGAPTAPAPGGEGEPHSRHRDARLGSTDKELKAGAAAADSAPTAPGTPWQRGPRVEVMDAAGGSRNPLPRPCRVLVLLNPRGGKGKALQLFRSHVQPLLAQADVSFTLTLTERRNHARELVRAEDLRRWDALVVMSGDGLMHEVVNGLMERPDWETAIQKPLCSLPAGSGNALAASVNHYAGFEQVTNEDLLTNCTRLLCHRLLAPMDLLSLQTASGQRLFSVLSLAWGFIADVDLESEKFRHLGEMRFTLGTFLRLAALRTYQGSLAYLPVETVVSKMPPCPARDQQAQQGPVDAHLVPLEEAVPSHWTVVPEQDFVLVLALLHSHLGSEMLAAPMGRCAAGAMHLFYVRAGVSRATLLRLFLAMEKGRHMECDCPHLVYVPVVAFRLEPKDRKGVFAVDGELMISEAVQGQVHPNYFWMVSGCRESPPSLEPQASPSRRPPPAEHL encoded by the exons ATGTCCACTCACGTTCTGGGATTTTCACGCAACTGGACTCCCCTCCTCCTGGCAGCGCCCGGGGG CGGTGTCTCCTCTCCCCCAGATCCGGCAACCGCAGGGAATGACGCGGGTGCCCCTACAGCCCCGGCTCCGGGCGGGGAGGGCGAGCCCCACAGCCGGCACCGAGACGCCCGCCTGGGCAGCACCGATAAGGAGCTGAAGGCAGGAGCCGCCGCCGCGGACAGCGCCCCGACAGCGCCGGGGACCCCCTGGCAGCGGGGGCCACGGGTCGAGGTTATGGATGCAG CGGGCGGCTCCCGGAACCCGCTCCCCAGGCCCTGCCGAGTGCTGGTGCTGTTAAATCCGCGCGGGGGCAAGGGCAAAGCCCTGCAGCTCTTCCGGAGCCACGTGCAGCCCCTGCTGGCCCAGGCCGATGTCTCCTTCACGCTGACGCTCACTG AGCGGCGGAACCACGCCCGGGAGCTGGTGCGGGCGGAGGACCTGAGGCGTTGGGACGCGCTGGTGGTCATGTCTGGAGACGGGTTGATGCATGAG GTGGTGAACGGGCTCATGGAGCGGCCTGACTGGGAGACCGCCATCCAGAAGCCCCTGTGTAGCCTCCCAGCCGGCTCTGGCAATGCACTGGCCGCTTCTGTGAACCATTATGCCGG GTTCGAGCAGGTGACTAATGAAGACCTCCTGACCAACTGCACCCGGCTGCTGTGCCACCGGCTGCTGGCGCCCATGGATCTGCTGTCCCTGCAGACAGCCTCCGGGCAGCGCCTCTTCTCCGTGCTCAGCCTGGCTTGGGGTTTCATCGCTGACGTGGATCTGGAGAGTGAGAAGTTTCGGCACCTGGGTGAGATGCGCTTCACTCTGGGCACCTTCCTGCGCCTGGCGGCCCTGCGCACCTACCAGGGCTCCCTGGCCTACCTCCCTGTAGAAACGGTGGTCTCCAAGATGCCCCCCTGCCCCGCTCGGGACCAGCAGGCCCAGCAGGGCCCTGTGGACGCCCACCTGGTGCCCCTGGAGGAGGCAGTGCCCTCTCACTGGACGGTGGTGCCGGAGCAGGACTTCGTGCTGGTGCTAGCACTGCTGCACTCACACCTGGGCAGTGAGATGTTGGCTGCACCCATGGGCCGCTGTGCGGCCGGCGCTATGCATTTGTTCTACGTGCGGGCAGGTGTGTCTCGGGCCACACTGCTGCGCCTCTTCCTGGCCATGGAGAAAGGCAGGCACATGGAGTGTGACTGTCCCCACTTGGTGTACGTGCCCGTGGTTGCTTTCCGCCTGGAGCCCAAGGACAGGAAGGGTGTGTTTGCTGTGGACGGGGAACTGATGATCAGTGAGGCTGTGCAGGGCCAGGTGCACCCAAACTACTTCTGGATGGTCAGTGGCTGCAGGGAGTCCCCACCCTCTCTGGAGCCACAGGCCTCACCCAGCCGGAGGCCACCTCCAGCGGAGCACTTATGA